The Fodinibius saliphilus genomic interval ATCGAGGAGATCAATATCTGTTTTTTTAATCTCTTTGAAGACTTCAAAAGCTTTTGCACAAAAACGACAGGCTCCATGTATGTTAGCTTTTACAGCTTTGTATAATGGATGAGCATCGTGGTTTTCATCTTCAAGCTCGGGGATCCATTCGGTTCCAGCTCCGTCAAATATAAGTTTCACTTCTTCATTATGGTCTTGAAGCTCCTTAGTTAGTTCCAGGGCATTGACGACGCGACCAAGTGATTCATGAGAATCTGTTCCTGCCAGTACTACTACAGCTACTTTTATCATATTATTATGCTTTTTTCCTATTTTACTTCATACTCTTGACAACAAAGCAATCGTTTTTCTTACGATATTATACTGTGCTGAGCTAATTAGTACCTAATAAAGGCAGAGCATCATACCGGGATGAGTAGGCGCAAGATAGATTGAGCAGAAGCTACTATATTATCCCCGCAGCAGTCGCATGGCGTAATACAAAATTGTCAGACCAAGAACTAAGTTTAGGCGTCCCAACCAGCTTGATAGTTTACGCATCTTTTGTGTTTTATTGTTTTTGGGATCACTGTCCATAAGTTCTACCGCCTTGGGACCGGCATAGAAATCGTGGATTCCACTGACAATAAGTATGAGTGCAAAAATGTGTAGCTTGATAAACAGGTATCCTCCAAAAACATTCGTCCAAAAAGAAGGATCCAAGAGCTGACTTACTGTATGCCCACGGGTTAGTAAATTGGTGATGCCCGTGATGATTAGTACTAAAAATAAAGCCCATGAGATGCGGCTGAATTTTTTACCAACTACCGCAAAGAAGGCTCCTTTTTTATTCTTTAATAATGGTTTTCTGCTAACAGGAACCAATACACCAGCCGTAAATAGCATGCCGCCAATCCAAAAAATTGCTGAAATAATATGGATGTAAACCGATAAGTAGTACATGATATCGTAGTTAGGCTAGCAGTTCAGGAGTTTAATTATAGCAGTTCTGCTTCAAGAGATATATCAGTAACGGAAAGAGCTTTTGAAACCGGGCACTCGGCCTTTGCCCCTTCGGCATATTTAAGAAATTCTGTAATATCAATATTCGGCACATCCGCTGTGCATTGTAGTTTAATTGCTGAAATTGCAGCTCCATTATTGGTAACTTCAAAAATAACCTCTGCTTTAGTGTTAACCTTTTTAGGATTATAGTTTGCCTTGGCAAGGGTATCGGAGAGAGCCATGGAATAGCAACCGGCGTGTGCTGCAGCGATAAGTTCTTCAGGATTCGAACCTAGTCCATCTTCAAATTGTGAGGCATACGAATAGTTTTCGTTAAAAGTCGTCCCATTAACAATTTTCATTGAACCTTCTCCATCTTGAAAATTGCCATTCCATTGGGCTTCTGATTTTCTTACAGGCATTGTAGAAAAAAAATAGTTTTGAATTTAAAATTGACTAATGATTTCTATTGGGAAACGGTTTTTTTGTTTTAATAAATAGCTGAAATACTACTCCTCCCAAGAAAAGAATAATTGCCAGCACATTACCGTAACTGCCGATCTTTCGTAACGAAGGGAGCATCGCAAAATCGCCAATAATGCGTAGTGCCAAGAAGGCGTGTAATAAGATAAGGGGGAAGTAAAAATAATTATGATAAGGGACAAGCCGTCCCGAGAGCGATGGAATAATAACCGAAGCGTGAGCAAAAATCATACTAAAAATAAAGCCCACGAATATCATATGCAGCAGGCCATCATAAAAAGGACCGGCGGTTAAAAAGCCCTGCCACAAGCCAAATAGGCCCGTTATAATCAGCCAACTGTATCCCGACAGTAAACTGATAGCGCTGTAGCGTGTCCATTCTACAGATTTAATCGTACGTTTAGCAATATCATATTTAAAAAGCCATAAGGCGATAGCAATAAGCAGAACTGAACTGATGCGCCAGCCCAGAGGACGGGTAAAATGAACCAGAACCAGCGATGCAATCCATAAAATGTTTAGTGCAGTAAAGAAGTGTTGGGCTCGTTTTGGGGGACGCATAATTCGATTTAGTTCCAGCCGTTCGCCAAAGATGGTAAGCATCGGGAAGGCAGCCCACCAACCTACAAGCTCATAGATATGCCATCCCCAGAGATACAGCAGGTTTCCAGTCAGCAGGCTAAGTGCTCCGAGGGCCATAATGAGGTGATAGACTTTAGGCTGGAGAAAATAGAGATAAGTCATAACTCCGGCCAATCCCAGCGCCCCCATAACCATCAACCATTGAGCTGTTTCTGCATGACCTATTAATCCAAAAATTGTTGACGCAGCCATTAGTATCGGGGCTACATATGCCCATTTTTTTTCAAGGGCTGCTGCCCGTTCAAGCCCAATTAAGGTCCCAAGAAAACCATTAATCATTAGGGGGCCATGGGAGAGGGGAGATATCGATTGGGTAGATAAATGGTGGAATATGCCAAGGCGAAGGAGTCCTGCATAAAGTCCCGTTAACAAGCCAAAAGCAGCAAAGGCAAGTAGTCCAATTAGAATGTATGTGGGAGTTCTGGAGGAGCTCATTATTATCTAATTAATTAGGGATAATAGGGGACAAGATTGCCATCAACTATCGTTCACCTGTGGTGGGGGATGCCCGAAAAAATCAACACCATTTTCGATCATCTCTACCGACCATTCCGGTTCCCAGACAAGACGAGCTTCATAATTTTCAAAAGTATCTACAGTGGCTAATGCCGCCTCGATCTGCTGCTGTAGGTACCGTCGCATAGGGCAACCCGGTGTAGTAGCAGTATATTCAACAACCAATGTTCCGTCTTCGGCAAAAATGTTATAAACCAGGCCCAAATCCACAATATTGACACCCAGCTCCGGGTCAATCACCTCTCTGAGTTGTTGAACAATGTTGCCTCGGTCTATGGAGTAGAAAGTTAGCATGTTAAAAATTTAATCATTTCTATTCGTAAAAGTTGTAACAGGTCGTATGAAAACTAATCAACAGCTACCGCATCATCCCAGCTCTTAATTAATGCATCTCGTTTGTTGTCACGATCGCTCCAGGCATCAACCTCGGGCAGGGGATCTTTTTCCTGGTTGATGATGTGGTCGGCCCAAGCCTCTGAGAGCTGTTCATTCAGGTCAATATACCCTTCCCATTCCAAGGGGACCTCATCATCGGGATAAATAGCCTCTTCGGGACATTCTGCCACACAGGCATCACAGTCGATGCATTCAAAAGGGTCAATGACTAGAAAGTTTGGCCCTTCCCGAAAGGCATCCACCGGACAGACAGCCGCACAGTTAGTATGTTTGCATTGGACACAGGGTTCGGTAACAACATAAGCCATTTTGCTAAAAAATCAGTTTTTTTGGTGATTCTATCCAAATGTAGGAGTCCCCAAATTTAATATCAACCATAAAAACGGTTTTAACCTTTTTTATTGATTCGTCTAAAAATCATCAATATCTTAAGTATGGATTGAAACAAATAATCACTTTGACATTTTTTATTATGAATACTAATCAATCCTGTGCCGGGTTAACACCGGAAGCTACTATTGCAGAAATAACAAATTCGAACAAGCAAGCTGCCGAACTTTTGGCTTCAATAGGGCTATCGTTAACCAAACATGAGGAAGAAACATTACGCTCTGTTTGTGAGAAACAGCAGTGGTGCGAAGTTGAAGTATTAGAGTGGATGAAAAATCACCGTGCTATGAGAAATCGTCAACAACTACCAGTACCGGGTGAAGAGGAATCCCTAAAAAAGTGGAAATCCTATATGGAAAATAGTTTTATCAGCCCTTGTACAGCGGTAATGGAAGAACTTGGAGAAGATTTTCCCCAAGTTTATCAAAAACATATTGATGAATATCCTTGGCTCAAAGAGGTAAAAGAAGCTTTTTTATCCTTCTCAGAAACAATCAAGCTGTATCATACATTTCAGGAAAAGAAGTTTATGCCCCTTGCTATACGTTTAGATGAAGGCCGAAAAGCAAATATCAGCCATGGTATCGTGCGTCAACTTCAACGATCTTTTTCTATCCTTGCTAAAGATCGTGATCGGTTGCAACATCTGATGAATAGTCTCCGCAGGCAGGGACAGCAGTTTCAAAATCCTGATGATGCCAGCACATTATTGAAGATGCAAAATAAAAATTTTAAAATTTTGTTCGGTAACATTGAGAAACAGTTTTCCTTTGAAAAAGATCAGCTGATACCGCGTATCAAAAGTGAAATTAAAGCAAAGCAGTAGGTCCTAACCTCTAAAAATAACATTTTAACAATAAC includes:
- a CDS encoding DsrE family protein — protein: MIKVAVVVLAGTDSHESLGRVVNALELTKELQDHNEEVKLIFDGAGTEWIPELEDENHDAHPLYKAVKANIHGACRFCAKAFEVFKEIKKTDIDLLDEYDQHPSLRNFIADGYQIVTF
- a CDS encoding DUF4149 domain-containing protein, with translation MYYLSVYIHIISAIFWIGGMLFTAGVLVPVSRKPLLKNKKGAFFAVVGKKFSRISWALFLVLIITGITNLLTRGHTVSQLLDPSFWTNVFGGYLFIKLHIFALILIVSGIHDFYAGPKAVELMDSDPKNNKTQKMRKLSSWLGRLNLVLGLTILYYAMRLLRG
- a CDS encoding OsmC family peroxiredoxin; the protein is MPVRKSEAQWNGNFQDGEGSMKIVNGTTFNENYSYASQFEDGLGSNPEELIAAAHAGCYSMALSDTLAKANYNPKKVNTKAEVIFEVTNNGAAISAIKLQCTADVPNIDITEFLKYAEGAKAECPVSKALSVTDISLEAELL
- a CDS encoding metal-sulfur cluster assembly factor; this encodes MLTFYSIDRGNIVQQLREVIDPELGVNIVDLGLVYNIFAEDGTLVVEYTATTPGCPMRRYLQQQIEAALATVDTFENYEARLVWEPEWSVEMIENGVDFFGHPPPQVNDS
- a CDS encoding ferredoxin family protein — its product is MAYVVTEPCVQCKHTNCAAVCPVDAFREGPNFLVIDPFECIDCDACVAECPEEAIYPDDEVPLEWEGYIDLNEQLSEAWADHIINQEKDPLPEVDAWSDRDNKRDALIKSWDDAVAVD